A section of the Hippea sp. KM1 genome encodes:
- a CDS encoding class I SAM-dependent methyltransferase — MDKINCQICSTKLEQTNITHNEYRLYSCENCDFHAWYPRKIDVSFYENDDLGFQQNLHEDIQRLPLWTEFFFKNLNKIGATGKKILDVGCGNGSFLKEMKDKGYDCYGLDLDRYAVKVAKKKIAEDKIFHCKLEDLEKIDSKFLGYFDIITFFEVIEHQDDLDNFINHLKKYLKPHGVLVGSTPNTNRWINGLGFREVSDYPPHHFNWFSLKSLNKLFEKHQFSVSFYPAYTKVTGADLRYRVLSAIFKEKYARATKPIIVSQESSFYVKSKKSIRRKIRQVLDLAFLILSPIATLLNKNKEISFHIGFIAKYEK; from the coding sequence ATGGATAAAATAAATTGCCAAATATGTTCAACTAAGCTTGAACAAACAAATATTACACATAATGAATATAGACTTTATAGTTGTGAAAATTGTGATTTTCATGCTTGGTATCCAAGAAAAATAGATGTTTCTTTTTATGAAAATGATGATTTAGGATTTCAGCAAAATTTGCATGAAGATATTCAAAGATTGCCTCTTTGGACAGAATTCTTTTTTAAAAATTTAAACAAGATCGGTGCAACTGGTAAAAAAATCTTAGATGTTGGCTGTGGAAATGGTTCTTTTTTGAAAGAAATGAAAGATAAAGGATATGATTGTTACGGTTTAGATTTAGATAGATATGCTGTAAAAGTAGCTAAAAAAAAGATAGCAGAAGATAAAATCTTCCATTGTAAGTTAGAAGATTTAGAAAAGATTGATAGTAAATTTTTAGGTTATTTTGATATTATAACTTTTTTTGAAGTTATAGAACATCAAGATGATTTAGATAATTTTATAAACCATTTAAAAAAATATCTCAAACCACACGGAGTATTAGTAGGTAGCACACCAAATACAAATAGATGGATAAATGGATTGGGTTTTAGGGAAGTGTCTGATTACCCTCCACATCATTTTAATTGGTTTAGCTTGAAGTCATTAAATAAACTATTTGAAAAACATCAATTTAGTGTCAGTTTTTATCCGGCATATACTAAAGTGACTGGAGCAGATTTGAGATATAGGGTGCTTAGTGCTATATTTAAAGAGAAGTATGCAAGAGCTACTAAGCCAATAATAGTTTCACAAGAATCTTCATTTTATGTTAAATCTAAAAAGAGTATTCGAAGAAAAATAAGACAAGTTTTGGATTTAGCATTTTTAATTTTATCTCCAATTGCTACTCTTCTTAATAAAAATAAAGAAATTTCATTTCATATAGGGTTTATTGCAAAATATGAAAAGTAG
- a CDS encoding ISL3 family transposase, producing the protein MSSVANVMQELFEKALGIAPPWFIERIEFSQDEKRLDIYINFKRGSKFSYFDNKNNKEFSNLSAYDTTTKKWRHLNFFEHECYLHARIPRVKLPDGTIKTIKAPWEGVSSGFSLLFEALLLQLCSSMPVNQVSKLINVHNDKIWDMLDRYVNKAKEYEDFSNIDSVGIDETSIAKGHEYITLFVDLNKRRTLFVAEGKDASTVKEFVKDFKEHKAEIDNIRNVSCDMSPAFIKGVKEHIPNADITFDKFHILKIINEAVDSVRKQESKENKLLKGTKYIWLKNKHNLTRKQREALKELTISNMNLKTIRAYNIRQSFQDIYNAETEEEFTAYLKKWYFWATHSRLKPIIESARTIKKHWNGIINWFRSRINNGILEGLNSVIQAAKAKARGYRTFKNYRIIVYLLTGKLDFSLVNKSLRGI; encoded by the coding sequence ATGAGCTCTGTGGCTAATGTTATGCAGGAACTGTTTGAAAAGGCATTGGGTATTGCACCACCCTGGTTTATAGAAAGGATAGAGTTTAGTCAAGATGAGAAAAGATTGGACATATACATAAATTTCAAAAGAGGTTCCAAATTCAGCTATTTTGATAATAAAAACAACAAAGAGTTCTCTAATTTAAGCGCTTATGATACTACAACAAAGAAGTGGAGACATCTGAATTTCTTTGAGCATGAGTGTTATCTTCATGCAAGAATCCCAAGGGTAAAACTGCCGGATGGAACTATAAAAACAATAAAAGCTCCCTGGGAGGGTGTAAGCAGTGGATTTAGTCTGCTTTTTGAAGCTTTACTTTTGCAGCTATGCTCATCCATGCCTGTTAATCAGGTATCTAAACTCATCAATGTCCATAATGATAAAATATGGGATATGCTTGATAGATATGTGAATAAAGCAAAAGAATATGAAGATTTCTCCAATATTGATTCTGTAGGTATAGATGAAACAAGTATAGCCAAGGGACATGAATACATCACCCTGTTTGTGGATTTAAACAAAAGGAGAACACTGTTTGTGGCAGAGGGCAAAGATGCATCAACAGTCAAAGAGTTTGTAAAAGACTTTAAAGAGCATAAAGCAGAGATAGACAACATTAGAAATGTCAGTTGCGATATGTCGCCTGCATTCATCAAAGGAGTAAAAGAACACATACCCAATGCCGATATTACATTCGATAAGTTTCATATCCTTAAGATTATCAATGAGGCAGTGGATAGTGTAAGAAAACAAGAATCCAAAGAAAATAAACTGCTGAAAGGAACCAAATATATCTGGCTTAAGAATAAACATAATCTCACAAGAAAACAGAGAGAGGCTTTGAAAGAATTGACAATATCAAATATGAATCTGAAAACTATAAGGGCATATAACATAAGACAGTCCTTTCAGGACATCTATAATGCAGAAACAGAAGAAGAGTTTACAGCCTACCTGAAAAAATGGTATTTCTGGGCAACCCATTCAAGATTAAAACCCATAATAGAGTCTGCAAGAACAATTAAAAAACACTGGAATGGAATCATAAATTGGTTTAGAAGCAGAATCAACAATGGAATACTTGAGGGATTAAACTCTGTTATTCAGGCAGCAAAGGCAAAAGCAAGAGGATATAGGACATTTAAAAACTACAGAATTATAGTATACCTTCTAACAGGCAAACTTGATTTCAGTCTGGTCAACAAGAGTTTGAGGGGGATTTAG
- a CDS encoding flippase, translating to MGTFLLKVSSVGLGFLTSLLLAHMLGAKGYGAYAYALSLVDFINVFVVFGLPVLTTKQVSIYSSKKKWGYLRGFLKWSERVILINAIIAASLSFVITFIFQSHLNHEMLLPFRIAVLLLPFLGLLQLKEAAIQGLKHIIMGQISSSTIRPLIFLIVIAIAYFSKINLNPSRTIELNIVAVIVALVFSFYILRNYLPPEIKLEKAKYKAKFWIKSALPLLLSGVLGLINSQTDIIMLGAMKGAYATGIYAVATRVATLIVFILASVNAAMAPTIAELYAKNNLKQLQNVITKSARAVFFLSLPIAVFLIYKGKLALWLFGKEFMAGSSTLAILSIGQLINASAGSVGLILAMTGHEKDVAFGVGVSAVVNVILNAMLIPHLGAKGAAIATSTSMIMWNIILGIYVYKRTRLDPTALGAWKQ from the coding sequence TTGGGCACATTCCTGTTAAAGGTTTCCTCGGTAGGTTTAGGATTTCTAACAAGCTTACTTCTTGCTCACATGTTAGGAGCAAAGGGATATGGGGCTTATGCCTATGCATTATCGTTGGTAGATTTTATCAATGTTTTTGTTGTGTTTGGCTTGCCTGTACTAACCACTAAGCAGGTATCCATATATAGTAGCAAAAAGAAATGGGGGTATCTAAGAGGCTTTTTGAAATGGTCAGAGAGAGTCATTCTTATAAATGCCATAATAGCTGCGAGCTTATCTTTTGTAATCACGTTCATATTTCAAAGCCATTTAAACCATGAAATGCTTTTACCATTTAGAATAGCTGTATTACTATTGCCTTTCTTAGGTCTTCTGCAGCTTAAAGAGGCAGCAATACAGGGACTTAAACACATTATAATGGGTCAAATCTCAAGTTCTACAATTAGACCTTTGATTTTCCTTATAGTTATTGCTATCGCTTATTTTTCTAAAATAAATTTAAATCCTTCAAGAACTATAGAGTTAAATATAGTTGCAGTGATAGTCGCTTTAGTCTTTTCGTTTTATATTTTAAGAAACTACCTGCCGCCCGAAATTAAGCTCGAAAAAGCAAAATACAAAGCAAAATTCTGGATAAAAAGCGCTTTACCACTCTTATTGTCAGGTGTATTAGGTTTGATCAACTCTCAAACAGATATTATTATGCTGGGAGCAATGAAAGGAGCTTATGCGACTGGTATATATGCTGTAGCAACAAGGGTGGCAACTCTTATCGTTTTCATTCTTGCCTCCGTTAACGCAGCTATGGCCCCGACGATTGCAGAATTATACGCTAAAAATAACTTGAAACAATTACAAAATGTTATTACAAAAAGTGCAAGAGCTGTATTTTTTCTCTCTTTACCAATAGCTGTTTTTTTGATATACAAAGGTAAGCTGGCTTTATGGTTGTTTGGCAAGGAATTTATGGCTGGTAGTAGTACATTGGCAATATTAAGTATCGGACAGTTAATAAATGCCTCCGCTGGCTCAGTGGGATTAATACTTGCAATGACAGGACATGAGAAGGATGTAGCTTTTGGCGTGGGAGTGAGTGCTGTGGTTAATGTGATTTTAAACGCTATGCTTATACCACACCTTGGTGCAAAAGGGGCAGCAATTGCGACCTCAACCAGTATGATAATGTGGAATATAATCCTTGGGATTTATGTTTATAAAAGGACAAGACTTGATCCGACGGCTTTGGGGGCATGGAAGCAGTAA
- a CDS encoding sulfotransferase domain-containing protein: MLWELPIRKWKEPRKTSEGGYNMKCKLPNLFIVGAGKCGTTSLYYYLKQHSKIYLPDFKEPQYLSFKHFLNDIEKVVYPHKLNEFVLSENEYFSLYRNDDIENKKYIGDASTAAFVFYEEFYKSVQQYYEKPQTNKIIIILRNPIEATISHYLMYKRIFEIYNGAKYRSLEEAIKIEKKMFQNKYYAICHTFRYKFFDRIKFFKNHFDDVLILFHEDLKYNKDKVLTDIFTFLDIEKENINTSENLNETIFPKNSFAKIFYKDSKFKILTKKILPSSLYISLKKTRDNFLGTKQKNISEKEILILQNIFKEDIIKTSELLKKDLTKWIK, from the coding sequence GTGTTGTGGGAGTTACCCATAAGAAAGTGGAAAGAGCCAAGAAAAACAAGTGAGGGCGGGTATAATATGAAGTGTAAACTTCCTAATTTATTTATTGTAGGTGCAGGAAAATGTGGAACAACTTCTTTGTATTATTATTTAAAGCAACATTCAAAAATATATTTACCTGATTTTAAAGAACCTCAATATTTATCGTTTAAACATTTTTTAAATGATATTGAAAAAGTTGTTTATCCTCACAAACTCAATGAATTCGTATTGTCAGAAAATGAATATTTTAGTCTATATCGTAACGATGATATTGAAAATAAAAAATATATTGGTGATGCATCTACAGCTGCTTTTGTATTTTATGAGGAATTTTATAAAAGTGTTCAACAATATTATGAGAAACCGCAAACTAATAAAATAATAATTATTTTAAGAAATCCAATAGAAGCAACAATTTCACATTATTTAATGTATAAGCGAATATTTGAAATATATAATGGAGCAAAATATCGTTCATTAGAGGAAGCGATAAAAATAGAAAAAAAAATGTTTCAAAATAAATATTATGCAATTTGTCACACTTTTAGATACAAATTCTTTGATAGAATAAAATTTTTTAAAAATCATTTTGATGATGTCTTGATATTGTTTCATGAGGATCTAAAATACAATAAAGATAAAGTTTTAACTGATATTTTTACATTTTTAGATATAGAAAAAGAGAATATAAATACAAGTGAAAATTTAAATGAAACAATATTTCCAAAAAATAGTTTTGCAAAAATATTTTATAAAGATAGTAAATTTAAAATATTAACTAAAAAAATACTTCCTTCATCTTTGTATATTTCTTTGAAAAAAACTAGAGATAATTTTTTAGGTACGAAACAAAAAAATATTAGCGAAAAAGAGATTTTAATATTACAAAATATATTTAAAGAAGATATAATTAAAACTTCGGAGTTATTAAAAAAGGATTTAACAAAATGGATAAAATAA
- a CDS encoding nucleotidyltransferase family protein, translated as MRKFDSVTHKNDELTHILSFLKSNKQYLQSKFHVKEIGVFGTMVRGEQSNDSDIDILVKFDKYHKDFLNYMRLKHYLEKIFNKKVDLVTKSAIKSQIKEEILNEVIYV; from the coding sequence ATGCGGAAATTTGATTCTGTTACCCATAAAAACGACGAGCTTACACATATATTATCTTTCTTAAAGTCAAACAAACAATACTTACAATCTAAATTCCATGTAAAAGAAATAGGGGTTTTTGGAACTATGGTTAGAGGAGAGCAATCAAATGATAGCGATATTGACATACTTGTGAAATTCGATAAGTATCACAAGGACTTCTTAAATTATATGAGGTTAAAGCATTATCTTGAGAAGATATTTAACAAAAAAGTCGATCTCGTTACGAAAAGTGCGATTAAATCTCAAATAAAAGAAGAAATTTTAAACGAAGTAATTTATGTCTAA
- a CDS encoding HepT-like ribonuclease domain-containing protein → MSKSKIKWREIAGFRDVLIHDYFGVDAESVWDTIKNNLPTLKKQIKKILEELENV, encoded by the coding sequence ATGTCTAAATCTAAGATAAAATGGAGAGAAATAGCAGGTTTTAGAGATGTGCTGATACATGACTACTTTGGTGTTGATGCTGAATCTGTATGGGATACTATAAAGAATAATTTACCTACTCTAAAGAAACAAATAAAAAAGATTTTGGAGGAGCTTGAAAATGTATAG
- a CDS encoding IS3 family transposase, whose product MSKKHRKFSSEFKAKVVLELLEGDKSVSEIASKYGILPKSIHQWKKQFLENASLAFENAVPAKKYKEEIREKESQIEALSKALGQATIERDWVLKKLKSLGLKTKKSLVEPKLKNLSITRQTELLGMNRSTLYYKNKPEISEEDIEIMNAIDEIYTEFPYYGYRRIYHQLRRKGFDNVGKRRITRFMKIMGIRALYPKRKRFKTTELDKNTKAYPYLLNDIIPTKPNQVWVSDITYIRLCKGFAYLCVIMDLKSRAVLSHKLSPTMDDELVVRTIESAIEKYGRPDIFNSDQGSQYTSNRTIELLKKHNISISMDAKGRCFDNIHMERFFRSLKQENIYPSCYERFKDAKTGIDEYIHTYNSKRLHSAIGYKTPFEVYGCMSETKENIVA is encoded by the coding sequence GTGTCAAAGAAACACAGAAAGTTTTCTTCTGAGTTTAAGGCCAAAGTGGTCTTAGAGTTGTTGGAAGGTGACAAGAGTGTAAGTGAGATTGCATCCAAATACGGCATATTACCTAAATCCATACATCAGTGGAAGAAGCAGTTTTTGGAGAATGCATCCTTAGCCTTTGAGAATGCTGTCCCGGCAAAGAAGTATAAAGAGGAGATAAGAGAGAAGGAATCCCAAATTGAGGCTCTATCCAAAGCATTGGGTCAGGCTACCATAGAAAGGGACTGGGTATTAAAAAAATTAAAGAGCTTGGGCTTGAAGACTAAGAAGAGCCTGGTGGAGCCCAAGCTCAAAAACCTTTCAATCACCAGGCAAACAGAGCTTTTAGGGATGAACAGGTCTACACTGTATTACAAGAACAAGCCAGAGATTTCAGAAGAAGACATAGAAATCATGAATGCCATTGATGAGATATACACAGAGTTTCCATACTACGGATACAGAAGGATATACCACCAGTTGAGAAGAAAAGGCTTTGATAATGTGGGAAAGAGAAGAATAACAAGGTTCATGAAGATTATGGGCATAAGGGCTTTATATCCCAAAAGGAAGAGATTTAAAACAACAGAATTGGATAAGAACACAAAGGCCTATCCATATCTGCTAAACGACATAATACCCACAAAGCCCAATCAGGTATGGGTCTCAGATATCACATACATCAGGCTCTGTAAGGGCTTTGCCTATCTGTGCGTCATAATGGACCTAAAATCAAGGGCTGTATTATCACACAAACTATCACCAACAATGGATGATGAACTTGTTGTAAGGACTATAGAATCTGCTATAGAAAAATACGGAAGACCCGATATCTTCAACTCTGACCAGGGGAGCCAATACACCTCAAACAGGACAATAGAGCTTCTAAAGAAACACAACATATCCATATCCATGGATGCCAAGGGCAGGTGTTTTGACAACATACACATGGAGAGGTTCTTCAGAAGCTTAAAACAGGAGAATATCTATCCAAGCTGCTATGAGAGATTCAAAGACGCAAAAACTGGAATAGATGAATACATACACACCTACAATAGCAAGAGATTACACTCTGCTATTGGATATAAGACGCCTTTTGAGGTATATGGGTGTATGTCAGAAACAAAAGAAAACATAGTTGCTTGA